From one Thalassospira lucentensis genomic stretch:
- a CDS encoding ATP-binding protein encodes MLIIFGGLPGVGKTSIARALAQKTGAVHLRIDTIEQAILDAGVPPDDDIGPVGYMVANRQATDNLKLGLTVIGDAVNSVEETRSEWRLAARRAGKPYVQIELICSDPAEHRHRVETRPCDIENLHQPDWDKVLGRHYEPWHGVDLIIDTAKMTVDQAVDAICEVINKNK; translated from the coding sequence ATGCTGATCATTTTTGGCGGTTTGCCTGGTGTTGGCAAGACATCCATTGCGCGTGCGCTGGCGCAAAAAACCGGTGCGGTGCATCTTCGGATCGACACGATAGAGCAGGCGATCCTTGATGCCGGGGTACCGCCCGATGATGATATCGGCCCGGTCGGCTATATGGTTGCCAACCGGCAGGCGACCGATAACCTTAAGCTTGGCCTGACGGTGATCGGCGATGCGGTCAATTCGGTTGAAGAAACCCGAAGCGAATGGCGACTGGCAGCAAGGCGCGCCGGGAAACCCTATGTGCAGATTGAACTAATCTGTTCCGATCCGGCGGAGCATCGCCACCGTGTCGAAACCCGGCCCTGCGATATTGAAAACCTGCATCAGCCCGACTGGGACAAGGTCCTTGGCCGTCATTACGAACCGTGGCACGGGGTTGATCTGATTATCGATACGGCAAAGATGACGGTCGATCAGGCTGTTGATGCGATCTGTGAGGTCATCAATAAAAACAAATAA
- a CDS encoding LysR family transcriptional regulator encodes MELRHIRYFLEVAREGNFTRAATRIGIGQPPLSQQIRDLETEIGTQLFHRVPHGAELTEAGIAFRDIVQHFPELAERAIRAAQRAGRGEIGSIRVGFTASAAFSPSVPRVFRDFRRSYPGVEMTLEENNSARLLNALMDEQLDAVFLRQGATNSDAIKLHRLTSEPMLIVLPAGHPAARHETVALETLRDDALILTPRQVGPTHFDIVVAACRAAGFEPVMGQSAPQLGSVINFVAAELGFSLVPAAMAQLQVNGVVYRKVAGDVPMAHLALAYRSNDISTVLRNFVGRTLNAHRAEDQKNDTND; translated from the coding sequence ATGGAACTGCGCCATATTCGATATTTTCTTGAAGTCGCCCGCGAGGGGAACTTTACCCGTGCCGCAACCCGCATCGGCATCGGTCAGCCGCCGCTAAGCCAGCAGATCCGCGATCTTGAAACCGAAATCGGCACCCAGCTATTTCACCGCGTCCCGCATGGCGCGGAATTGACCGAGGCCGGAATTGCCTTTCGCGATATCGTGCAGCATTTCCCCGAACTGGCCGAACGCGCCATCCGCGCCGCACAGCGCGCCGGTCGCGGTGAAATCGGCTCGATCCGGGTGGGCTTTACCGCATCCGCCGCCTTTAGCCCCAGTGTCCCACGCGTTTTCCGTGATTTCCGCCGATCCTATCCGGGTGTTGAAATGACGCTGGAAGAAAACAATTCCGCCCGCCTTTTGAATGCGCTTATGGATGAACAGCTTGATGCCGTCTTTCTGCGCCAGGGTGCCACCAACAGCGATGCCATAAAACTGCATCGCCTGACATCCGAACCGATGCTGATCGTCCTTCCGGCCGGTCATCCTGCGGCCCGGCATGAAACGGTGGCGCTTGAAACCCTGCGTGATGATGCCCTGATCCTGACCCCGCGACAGGTCGGGCCGACCCATTTCGATATCGTCGTCGCCGCCTGCCGTGCCGCCGGGTTTGAACCGGTCATGGGGCAAAGCGCACCGCAATTGGGATCGGTGATCAACTTTGTCGCTGCCGAACTTGGCTTCTCGCTGGTCCCCGCCGCCATGGCACAATTGCAGGTCAATGGGGTCGTCTATCGCAAGGTCGCGGGGGATGTCCCGATGGCACATCTGGCACTGGCCTACCGCAGTAACGATATCTCGACCGTGCTGCGCAACTTCGTTGGCCGCACGCTGAATGCGCATCGCGCAGAAGATCAGAAAAATGATACAAATGATTGA
- a CDS encoding MFS transporter produces the protein MSAHRAKSPAAQAANDDIKPATAGAEPVYTEPGSPEFRRISLALFLAGYATFSLIYCVQPLLPELARDFAVSPASSSLALSLTTGFLAFAILLAGAVSEAFGRKQLMFASMCGASLLNLIAPLLSDWHAFLVVRALEGLILGGVPAVAMAYLAEEMHPRGLGTTMGIYISGTALGGMSGRVVIGILTDMLGWHLALGAMGALGLLAALGFVILLPASRNFVRRPGFQLSYHVRAWEGHLRHPGLPFVFLIGAFAMGCFVTVYNYAGFRLSAAPYDLSQGQISLIFVVYLCGMVTSSIAGAMSDRIGRGPVLLAGILITGAGVALTLLSSLWGMIGGIMVLTSGFFVAHSVASGWVGRMAKQSKGHASSLYLLAYYLGSSIMGSVGGWFWSHGGWDAVAAFAGALLIGAAICGTYLWQAARRAEAVA, from the coding sequence ATGAGTGCCCACCGGGCGAAAAGCCCCGCAGCGCAGGCTGCCAATGATGATATCAAGCCAGCGACCGCCGGGGCCGAGCCGGTTTATACCGAGCCGGGATCGCCGGAATTCCGCCGGATCAGTCTGGCGCTGTTTCTGGCGGGGTATGCGACCTTTTCGCTGATTTACTGCGTGCAGCCGCTATTGCCGGAACTGGCGCGCGACTTTGCCGTCAGCCCGGCATCCAGTTCGCTTGCGCTGTCGCTGACGACCGGGTTTCTTGCCTTTGCCATCCTGCTTGCCGGGGCGGTATCCGAGGCATTCGGGCGCAAGCAGTTGATGTTTGCATCCATGTGCGGCGCGTCGCTTTTGAACCTGATTGCGCCGTTGCTTTCCGACTGGCATGCGTTCTTGGTGGTGCGTGCGCTTGAAGGCCTGATTTTGGGCGGGGTTCCCGCGGTTGCGATGGCGTATCTGGCCGAGGAAATGCATCCGCGCGGCCTTGGCACCACGATGGGCATTTACATCAGCGGGACCGCCCTTGGCGGTATGAGCGGGCGCGTGGTGATCGGCATTCTGACCGATATGCTTGGCTGGCATCTCGCGCTTGGTGCGATGGGCGCACTTGGGTTGCTGGCGGCCCTTGGATTTGTCATCCTGTTGCCGGCATCGCGCAATTTCGTGCGCCGCCCCGGCTTTCAATTGTCCTATCATGTCCGGGCGTGGGAGGGGCATCTGCGCCATCCCGGTCTGCCATTCGTGTTCCTGATCGGGGCATTTGCGATGGGCTGTTTTGTGACGGTCTATAATTATGCCGGGTTCCGTTTATCCGCTGCCCCCTATGACCTGAGCCAAGGGCAGATCAGTCTGATTTTTGTGGTTTATCTTTGCGGGATGGTGACGTCTTCCATTGCCGGTGCCATGTCCGACCGGATCGGCCGGGGCCCGGTTTTGCTGGCGGGGATCCTGATTACAGGTGCTGGGGTTGCCCTGACACTACTTTCCAGTCTTTGGGGCATGATCGGCGGCATCATGGTATTGACCAGCGGCTTTTTCGTGGCTCATTCGGTGGCAAGTGGCTGGGTCGGGCGAATGGCGAAACAGTCCAAGGGACATGCGTCGTCGCTTTATCTGCTGGCCTATTATCTGGGGTCTAGCATCATGGGATCGGTTGGCGGCTGGTTCTGGTCACATGGTGGTTGGGACGCGGTGGCGGCGTTTGCTGGCGCACTTTTGATTGGTGCGGCGATTTGCGGGACTTACCTTTGGCAGGCCGCAAGACGGGCCGAGGCCGTTGCCTGA
- a CDS encoding cysteine synthase A, which translates to MDIRNGTIEAIGRTPLVKLKKVSELTGCTILGKAEYANPGGSVKDRAALAIIRDAEKRGLLKPGGVIVEGTAGNTGIGLAVVGNALGYRTVIVIPETQSQEKKDLLRLLGADLREVPAVPYRDQNNYVHVSRRLAEELAKTEPNGAIWANQFDNVANRQGHIDTTGPEIWEQTDGKIDGFICAVGTGGTLAGVSMALKDRNKDIQIGLADPMGAALYSHYKFGELKSEGSSISEGIGQGRITANLEGIDIDHPFQISDDEMLPIVFDLLKEEGLCMGGSTGINIAGAVRLARELGPGKTIVTILCDLGTRYQSKLWNPTFLREKGLPSPDWL; encoded by the coding sequence ATGGACATTCGCAATGGCACCATTGAAGCCATTGGCCGCACCCCGCTTGTGAAACTTAAAAAGGTTTCCGAGCTTACGGGCTGCACCATTCTGGGCAAGGCGGAATATGCCAATCCGGGCGGATCGGTCAAGGACCGCGCTGCCCTTGCCATCATTCGTGACGCGGAAAAACGCGGCCTTCTGAAGCCGGGCGGCGTGATTGTCGAAGGCACTGCGGGCAATACCGGCATCGGTCTTGCCGTGGTCGGCAACGCACTTGGCTATCGCACCGTGATCGTCATCCCCGAAACGCAAAGCCAGGAAAAGAAAGACCTGTTGCGTTTGCTGGGTGCCGACCTTCGCGAAGTCCCCGCCGTCCCCTATCGCGATCAGAACAACTATGTTCACGTTTCGCGCCGTCTGGCCGAAGAACTGGCAAAGACCGAACCGAACGGCGCCATCTGGGCCAACCAGTTCGATAACGTCGCCAACCGTCAGGGCCATATCGATACCACCGGCCCCGAAATCTGGGAACAGACCGATGGCAAGATTGATGGCTTTATCTGTGCGGTCGGTACCGGCGGGACGCTTGCCGGTGTGTCGATGGCGCTTAAGGATCGCAACAAGGACATTCAGATCGGCCTTGCCGATCCGATGGGGGCTGCCCTTTACAGCCACTACAAATTTGGCGAACTGAAATCCGAAGGAAGCTCGATCTCCGAAGGGATCGGTCAGGGACGGATTACCGCCAACCTCGAAGGCATTGATATCGACCACCCGTTCCAGATTTCAGATGATGAAATGCTGCCGATCGTCTTTGACCTGCTCAAGGAGGAAGGGCTATGCATGGGCGGTTCGACCGGGATCAACATCGCCGGTGCGGTACGTCTAGCCCGTGAACTCGGCCCGGGCAAAACCATCGTCACCATCCTGTGTGACCTTGGCACCCGCTATCAAAGCAAGCTGTGGAACCCGACCTTCCTCAGGGAAAAAGGTTTGCCGAGCCCGGACTGGCTCTAA
- a CDS encoding NUDIX domain-containing protein has translation MNANDVEILERKRGWDGHFKLDVYKLRHQLFDGGQSAVLQREVLERGHAVAVLPYDPVRDEVVLIEQFRPGAISVHQRFPEMPLWLTEIVAGIVEDGEEMQDVAHRETMEESGCSVIGDLELISRYYVTPGCSSETVTMYYGRVDASKAGGLHGLAEEGEDIRVYTVSSEECFAMLRDGQLCNATATIAVQWLMLNRDRIRREAGVSGV, from the coding sequence ATGAATGCAAACGATGTTGAAATCCTTGAACGCAAACGCGGCTGGGACGGGCATTTCAAGCTTGATGTCTATAAGCTCCGCCATCAGTTGTTTGACGGTGGTCAAAGTGCGGTTCTGCAGCGCGAAGTCCTTGAACGCGGGCATGCCGTCGCGGTCCTGCCCTATGACCCGGTACGTGATGAAGTTGTTTTGATCGAACAATTCCGCCCCGGTGCCATTTCGGTCCATCAGCGTTTCCCTGAAATGCCGCTTTGGCTGACGGAAATTGTCGCTGGCATCGTCGAGGACGGCGAGGAAATGCAGGATGTCGCGCACCGCGAAACCATGGAAGAATCCGGTTGTTCGGTCATCGGCGACCTTGAACTGATTTCGCGCTATTATGTCACCCCCGGCTGTTCAAGCGAAACAGTCACCATGTATTATGGTCGGGTTGATGCGTCCAAAGCCGGTGGCCTGCATGGCCTCGCTGAAGAAGGCGAAGACATCCGCGTCTATACGGTATCGTCCGAGGAATGCTTTGCCATGTTGCGTGACGGACAACTCTGTAATGCAACGGCGACGATTGCCGTTCAGTGGCTGATGCTCAATCGCGACCGTATTCGCAGGGAAGCCGGGGTTTCGGGCGTGTGA
- a CDS encoding Hsp20/alpha crystallin family protein, which produces MTENKQAVSEKSPETVGKPEVWHPFNSLRRQVDQLFDEFSPAAWHFPFRLSAATPVDKWWATVSPETAMSPVDITEDDAAYKLSIELPGLEEKDVQISVSNGYLVVSGEKKEEKEEKEKGRYLSERRYGRFQRSFAVPDHVDVAKVDAVMKNGVLSLVLPKTAESKKDEVKIPVRKG; this is translated from the coding sequence ATGACCGAGAACAAGCAAGCTGTATCCGAAAAATCACCGGAAACCGTAGGAAAGCCGGAAGTCTGGCATCCATTTAACAGTCTGCGCCGTCAGGTGGATCAACTGTTTGACGAGTTTTCCCCAGCGGCCTGGCATTTCCCTTTCAGGCTCTCTGCTGCGACACCTGTTGATAAATGGTGGGCTACGGTTAGCCCTGAAACAGCAATGTCTCCGGTGGATATTACCGAAGATGACGCTGCTTACAAATTAAGTATCGAGCTGCCGGGCCTTGAGGAGAAGGACGTTCAGATCAGCGTCTCGAACGGTTATCTCGTCGTAAGTGGCGAGAAAAAGGAAGAGAAGGAAGAAAAGGAAAAAGGACGTTATTTGTCCGAACGGCGTTATGGCCGTTTCCAGCGTTCCTTTGCCGTTCCTGATCATGTTGATGTCGCCAAGGTAGATGCCGTGATGAAAAACGGCGTGCTTTCGCTGGTTCTTCCGAAAACGGCCGAAAGCAAAAAGGACGAGGTTAAAATTCCCGTCCGAAAAGGATGA